In the genome of Neofelis nebulosa isolate mNeoNeb1 chromosome 6, mNeoNeb1.pri, whole genome shotgun sequence, one region contains:
- the SCUBE3 gene encoding signal peptide, CUB and EGF-like domain-containing protein 3 isoform X5 — protein MGSGRVPGLCLLVLLVHARAAQHSKAAQDVDECVEGTDNCHIDAICQNTPRSYKCICKSGYTGDGKHCKDVDECEREDNAGCVHDCVNIPGNYRCTCYDGFHLAHDGHNCLDVDECAEGNGGCQQSCVNMMGSYECHCREGFFLSDNQHTCIQRPEEGMNCMNKNHGCAHICRETPKGGIACECRPGFELTKNQRDCKLTCNYGNGGCQHTCDDTEQGPRCGCHVKFVLHTDGKTCIGERRLEQHIPPQAVSNETCAVNNGGCDSKCHDAATGVHCSCPVGFMLQPDRKTCKDIDECRLNNGGCDHICRNTVGSFECSCKKGYKLLINERNCQDIDECSFDRTCDHICVNTPGSFQCLCHHGYLLYGVTHCGDVDECSINRGGCRFGCINTPGSYQCTCPAGQGRLHWNGKDCTEPVKCQSSPGASKAMLSCNRSGKKDTCALTCPSRARFLPESENGFTVSCGTPSPRATPARAGHTGNSTNSNHCHEAAVLSVKQRASFKIKDAKCRLHLRNKGKTEEASRIPGPGGAPCSDCQITFIHLKCDSSRKGKGRRARTPPGKEVTRLTLELEAEVRAEETTAGCGLPCLRQRMERRLKGSLKMLRKSINQDRFLLRLAGLDYELAHKPGPGAGERAEPAEACRPGQHRAGAKCVSCPQGTYYHGQTEQCVPCPAGTFQEREGQLSCDLCPGSDAHGPLGATNVTTCAGQCSPGQYSIDGFKPCQPCPRGTYQPEAGRTLCFPCGGGLTTKHEGAISFQDCDTKVQCSPGHYYNTTIHRCIRCAMGSYQPDFRQNFCTRCPGNTSTDFDGSTSVAQCKSNYPAGVECVWNINPPPKRKILIVVPEIFLPSEDECGDVLVMRKNSSPSSITTYETCQTYERPIAFTARSRKLWINFKTSEANSARGFQIPYVTYDEDYEQLVEDIVRDGRLYASENHQEILKDKKLIKAFFEVLAHPQNYFKYTEKHKEMLPKSFIKLLRSKVSSFLRPYK, from the exons ATGGGCTCGGGGCGCGTGCCCGGGCTCTGCCTGCTCGTCCTGCTGGTCCACGCCCGCGCCGCCCAGCACAGCAAAGCCGCGCAAG ATGTGGACGAATGTGTGGAGGGAACCGACAACTGCCACATTGATGCTATCTGCCAGAACACCCCACGGTCGTACAAGTGCATCTGCAAGTCTGGCTACACAGGGGATGGTAAACACTGCAAAG ATGTGGATGAGTGTGAACGAGAAGATAATGCAGGTTGTGTGCATGACTGTGTCAACATCCCTGGAAATTACCGATGCACCTGCTATGATGGATTCCACCTGGCACATGATGGACACAACTGTCTgg ATGTGGACGAGTGTGCCGAGGGCAATGGTGGCTGTCAGCAGAGCTGTGTCAACATGATGGGCAGCTATGAGTGCCACTGCCGGGAGGGCTTCTTCCTCAGCGACAACCAGCACACCTGCATCCAGCGGCCAGAAG aAGGAATGAATTGCATGAACAAGAACCATGGCTGTGCTCACATTTGCCGGGAGACACCCAAAGGTGGTATTGCCTGTGAATGCCGCCCTGGCTTCGAACTCACCAAGAACCAACGGGACTGTAAAT TGACATGCAACTATGGTAATGGTGGCTGCCAGCACACGTGCGATGACACAGAGCAGGGTCCCCGGTGCGGCTGCCATGTCAAGTTTGTGCTCCATACCGACGGGAAGACATGCATCG GGGAAAGGCGGCTAGAGCAGCACATCCCCCCTCAGGCCGTTTCTAATG AGACCTGTGCTGTCAACAATGGGGGCTGTGACAGTAAGTGCCACGATGCAGCGACGGGTGTCCACTGCAGCTGCCCTGTGGGCTTCATGCTGCAGCCAGACAGGAAGACGTGCAAAG ACATAGATGAGTGCCGCTTGAACAATGGGGGCTGTGACCACATTTGCCGCAACACAGTGGGCAGCTTTGAATGCAGCTGCAAGAAGGGCTATAAGCTTCTCATCAATGAGAGGAACTGCCAGG ATATAGACGAGTGTTCCTTTGATCGAACCTGTGACCACATATGTGTCAACACACCAGGAAGTTTCCAGTGCCTCTGCCATCATGGCTACCTGCTATATGGTGTCACCCACTGTGGGG atGTGGATGAGTGCAGCATCAACCGGGGAGGCTGCCGCTTTGGCTGCATCAACACTCCAGGCAGCTACCAGTGTACCTGCCCCGCAGGCCAGGGCCGGCTGCACTGGAATGGCAAAGATTGCACAG AGCCGGTCAAATGTCAGAGCAGTCCTGGTGCCTCGAAAGCCATGCTCAGCTGCAACCGGTCTGGCAAGAAGGACACCTGTGCCCTGacctgcccctcccgggcccgGTTTTTGCCAG AGTCTGAGAATGGCTTCACGGTGAGCTGtggcacccccagccccagggccactCCAGCCCGAGCTGGCCACACCGGGAACAGCACAAACTCCAACCACTGCCATG AGGCTGCAGTGCTGTCGGTTAAACAGCGGGCCTCCTTCAAGATCAAGGACGCCAAATGCCGTTTGCACctgagaaacaaaggcaaaacgGAGGAGGCCAGCAGAATCCCGGGACCAG GTGGTGCCCCCTGCTCTGACTGCCAGATCACCTTTATCCACCTCAAGTGTGACTCCTCTCGGAAGGGCAAGGGCCGGCGGGCCCGGACCCCTCCAGGCAAGGAAGTCACTCGGCTCACCCTGGAACTGGAGGCAGAGGTCAGAGCCGAAGAAACCACAG CTGGCTGTGGACTGCCTTGCCTCCGACAGCGAATGGAACGGCGGCTGAAAGGGTCCCTGAAGATGCTCAGAAAGTCCATCAACCAGGACCGCTTCCTGCTGCGCCTGGCAGGCCTTGATTATGAACTGGCCCACAAGCCGGGCCCAGGAGCTGGGGAGCGAGCTGAGCCAGCAGAGGCCTGTAGGCCTGGGCAGCACCGTGCTGGGGCTAAGTGTG TCAGCTGCCCGCAGGGAACGTATTACCACGGCCAGACGGAGCAGTGTGTGCCATGCCCAGCGGGCACCTTccaggagagagaagggcagcTCTCCTGCGACCTTTGCCCTGGGAGTGATGCCCACGGGCCTCTCGGAGCCACCAACGTCACCACGTGTGCAG GTCAGTGCTCTCCTGGCCAATACTCcattgatgggttcaagccctgccagCCATGTCCACGCGGCACGTACCAACCTGAAGCAGGACGGACCCTGTGCTTCCCTTGTGGTGGGGGCCTCACCACCAAGCATGAGGGAGCCATCTCCTTCCAAGACTGTGACACCAAAG TCCAGTGCTCCCCTGGTCACTACTACAACACCACCATCCATCGCTGTATCCGCTGTGCTATGGGCTCCTATCAGCCTGACTTCCGTCAGAACTTCTGCACCCGCTGTCCAGGAAATACAAGCACTGACTTTGATGGCTCCACCAGTGTGGCCCAGTGCAAGA GCAACTACCCAGCTGGCGTGGAGTGCGTCTGGAACATCAACCCCCCACCCAAGCGCAAGATCCTTATCGTGGTACCCGAGATCTTCCTGCCATCTGAGGATGAGTGTGGGGACGTCCTCGTCATGAGAAAGAACT cctccccatCCTCCATTACCACCTATGAGACCTGCCAGACCTATGAGCGCCCCATTGCTTTCACGGCCCGCTCCAGGAAGCTCTGGATCAACTTCAAGACGAGCGAGGCCAACAGTGCTCGTGGCTTCCAGATCCCCTACGTCACCTATGATG AGGACTACGAGCAGCTAGTAGAAGACATTGTTCGAGATGGCCGGCTCTATGCGTCTGAAAACCACCAGGAGATTTTAAAG GACAAGAAGCTCATCAAGGCCTTCTTCGAGGTGCTGGCCCACCCCCAGAACTACTTCAAGTATACAGAGAAACACAAGGAGATGCTGCCAAAATCCTTCATCAAGCTACTCCGCTCCAAAGTTTCCAGCTTCCTGAGGCCCTACAAATAG
- the SCUBE3 gene encoding signal peptide, CUB and EGF-like domain-containing protein 3 isoform X2: MGSGRVPGLCLLVLLVHARAAQHSKAAQDVDECVEGTDNCHIDAICQNTPRSYKCICKSGYTGDGKHCKDVDECEREDNAGCVHDCVNIPGNYRCTCYDGFHLAHDGHNCLDVDECAEGNGGCQQSCVNMMGSYECHCREGFFLSDNQHTCIQRPEEGMNCMNKNHGCAHICRETPKGGIACECRPGFELTKNQRDCKLTCNYGNGGCQHTCDDTEQGPRCGCHVKFVLHTDGKTCIGERRLEQHIPPQAVSNETCAVNNGGCDSKCHDAATGVHCSCPVGFMLQPDRKTCKDIDECRLNNGGCDHICRNTVGSFECSCKKGYKLLINERNCQDIDECSFDRTCDHICVNTPGSFQCLCHHGYLLYGVTHCGDVDECSINRGGCRFGCINTPGSYQCTCPAGQGRLHWNGKDCTEPVKCQSSPGASKAMLSCNRSGKKDTCALTCPSRARFLPESENGFTVSCGTPSPRATPARAGHTGNSTNSNHCHEAAVLSVKQRASFKIKDAKCRLHLRNKGKTEEASRIPGPGGAPCSDCQITFIHLKCDSSRKGKGRRARTPPGKEVTRLTLELEAEVRAEETTAGCGLPCLRQRMERRLKGSLKMLRKSINQDRFLLRLAGLDYELAHKPGPGAGERAEPAEACRPGQHRAGAKCVSCPQGTYYHGQTEQCVPCPAGTFQEREGQLSCDLCPGSDAHGPLGATNVTTCAGQCSPGQYSIDGFKPCQPCPRGTYQPEAGRTLCFPCGGGLTTKHEGAISFQDCDTKVQCSPGHYYNTTIHRCIRCAMGSYQPDFRQNFCTRCPGNTSTDFDGSTSVAQCKNRQCGGELGEFTGYIESPNYPGNYPAGVECVWNINPPPKRKILIVVPEIFLPSEDECGDVLVMRKNSSPSSITTYETCQTYERPIAFTARSRKLWINFKTSEANSARGFQIPYVTYDEDYEQLVEDIVRDGRLYASENHQEILKDKKLIKAFFEVLAHPQNYFKYTEKHKEMLPKSFIKLLRSKVSSFLRPYK; encoded by the exons ATGGGCTCGGGGCGCGTGCCCGGGCTCTGCCTGCTCGTCCTGCTGGTCCACGCCCGCGCCGCCCAGCACAGCAAAGCCGCGCAAG ATGTGGACGAATGTGTGGAGGGAACCGACAACTGCCACATTGATGCTATCTGCCAGAACACCCCACGGTCGTACAAGTGCATCTGCAAGTCTGGCTACACAGGGGATGGTAAACACTGCAAAG ATGTGGATGAGTGTGAACGAGAAGATAATGCAGGTTGTGTGCATGACTGTGTCAACATCCCTGGAAATTACCGATGCACCTGCTATGATGGATTCCACCTGGCACATGATGGACACAACTGTCTgg ATGTGGACGAGTGTGCCGAGGGCAATGGTGGCTGTCAGCAGAGCTGTGTCAACATGATGGGCAGCTATGAGTGCCACTGCCGGGAGGGCTTCTTCCTCAGCGACAACCAGCACACCTGCATCCAGCGGCCAGAAG aAGGAATGAATTGCATGAACAAGAACCATGGCTGTGCTCACATTTGCCGGGAGACACCCAAAGGTGGTATTGCCTGTGAATGCCGCCCTGGCTTCGAACTCACCAAGAACCAACGGGACTGTAAAT TGACATGCAACTATGGTAATGGTGGCTGCCAGCACACGTGCGATGACACAGAGCAGGGTCCCCGGTGCGGCTGCCATGTCAAGTTTGTGCTCCATACCGACGGGAAGACATGCATCG GGGAAAGGCGGCTAGAGCAGCACATCCCCCCTCAGGCCGTTTCTAATG AGACCTGTGCTGTCAACAATGGGGGCTGTGACAGTAAGTGCCACGATGCAGCGACGGGTGTCCACTGCAGCTGCCCTGTGGGCTTCATGCTGCAGCCAGACAGGAAGACGTGCAAAG ACATAGATGAGTGCCGCTTGAACAATGGGGGCTGTGACCACATTTGCCGCAACACAGTGGGCAGCTTTGAATGCAGCTGCAAGAAGGGCTATAAGCTTCTCATCAATGAGAGGAACTGCCAGG ATATAGACGAGTGTTCCTTTGATCGAACCTGTGACCACATATGTGTCAACACACCAGGAAGTTTCCAGTGCCTCTGCCATCATGGCTACCTGCTATATGGTGTCACCCACTGTGGGG atGTGGATGAGTGCAGCATCAACCGGGGAGGCTGCCGCTTTGGCTGCATCAACACTCCAGGCAGCTACCAGTGTACCTGCCCCGCAGGCCAGGGCCGGCTGCACTGGAATGGCAAAGATTGCACAG AGCCGGTCAAATGTCAGAGCAGTCCTGGTGCCTCGAAAGCCATGCTCAGCTGCAACCGGTCTGGCAAGAAGGACACCTGTGCCCTGacctgcccctcccgggcccgGTTTTTGCCAG AGTCTGAGAATGGCTTCACGGTGAGCTGtggcacccccagccccagggccactCCAGCCCGAGCTGGCCACACCGGGAACAGCACAAACTCCAACCACTGCCATG AGGCTGCAGTGCTGTCGGTTAAACAGCGGGCCTCCTTCAAGATCAAGGACGCCAAATGCCGTTTGCACctgagaaacaaaggcaaaacgGAGGAGGCCAGCAGAATCCCGGGACCAG GTGGTGCCCCCTGCTCTGACTGCCAGATCACCTTTATCCACCTCAAGTGTGACTCCTCTCGGAAGGGCAAGGGCCGGCGGGCCCGGACCCCTCCAGGCAAGGAAGTCACTCGGCTCACCCTGGAACTGGAGGCAGAGGTCAGAGCCGAAGAAACCACAG CTGGCTGTGGACTGCCTTGCCTCCGACAGCGAATGGAACGGCGGCTGAAAGGGTCCCTGAAGATGCTCAGAAAGTCCATCAACCAGGACCGCTTCCTGCTGCGCCTGGCAGGCCTTGATTATGAACTGGCCCACAAGCCGGGCCCAGGAGCTGGGGAGCGAGCTGAGCCAGCAGAGGCCTGTAGGCCTGGGCAGCACCGTGCTGGGGCTAAGTGTG TCAGCTGCCCGCAGGGAACGTATTACCACGGCCAGACGGAGCAGTGTGTGCCATGCCCAGCGGGCACCTTccaggagagagaagggcagcTCTCCTGCGACCTTTGCCCTGGGAGTGATGCCCACGGGCCTCTCGGAGCCACCAACGTCACCACGTGTGCAG GTCAGTGCTCTCCTGGCCAATACTCcattgatgggttcaagccctgccagCCATGTCCACGCGGCACGTACCAACCTGAAGCAGGACGGACCCTGTGCTTCCCTTGTGGTGGGGGCCTCACCACCAAGCATGAGGGAGCCATCTCCTTCCAAGACTGTGACACCAAAG TCCAGTGCTCCCCTGGTCACTACTACAACACCACCATCCATCGCTGTATCCGCTGTGCTATGGGCTCCTATCAGCCTGACTTCCGTCAGAACTTCTGCACCCGCTGTCCAGGAAATACAAGCACTGACTTTGATGGCTCCACCAGTGTGGCCCAGTGCAAGA ATCGCCAGTGCGGTGGGGAGCTGGGTGAGTTCACTGGCTATATCGAGTCCCCCAACTACCCAGGCAACTACCCAGCTGGCGTGGAGTGCGTCTGGAACATCAACCCCCCACCCAAGCGCAAGATCCTTATCGTGGTACCCGAGATCTTCCTGCCATCTGAGGATGAGTGTGGGGACGTCCTCGTCATGAGAAAGAACT cctccccatCCTCCATTACCACCTATGAGACCTGCCAGACCTATGAGCGCCCCATTGCTTTCACGGCCCGCTCCAGGAAGCTCTGGATCAACTTCAAGACGAGCGAGGCCAACAGTGCTCGTGGCTTCCAGATCCCCTACGTCACCTATGATG AGGACTACGAGCAGCTAGTAGAAGACATTGTTCGAGATGGCCGGCTCTATGCGTCTGAAAACCACCAGGAGATTTTAAAG GACAAGAAGCTCATCAAGGCCTTCTTCGAGGTGCTGGCCCACCCCCAGAACTACTTCAAGTATACAGAGAAACACAAGGAGATGCTGCCAAAATCCTTCATCAAGCTACTCCGCTCCAAAGTTTCCAGCTTCCTGAGGCCCTACAAATAG
- the SCUBE3 gene encoding signal peptide, CUB and EGF-like domain-containing protein 3 isoform X7 — protein sequence MGSGRVPGLCLLVLLVHARAAQHSKAAQDVDECVEGTDNCHIDAICQNTPRSYKCICKSGYTGDGKHCKDVDECEREDNAGCVHDCVNIPGNYRCTCYDGFHLAHDGHNCLDVDECAEGNGGCQQSCVNMMGSYECHCREGFFLSDNQHTCIQRPEEGMNCMNKNHGCAHICRETPKGGIACECRPGFELTKNQRDCKLTCNYGNGGCQHTCDDTEQGPRCGCHVKFVLHTDGKTCIGERRLEQHIPPQAVSNETCAVNNGGCDSKCHDAATGVHCSCPVGFMLQPDRKTCKDIDECRLNNGGCDHICRNTVGSFECSCKKGYKLLINERNCQDIDECSFDRTCDHICVNTPGSFQCLCHHGYLLYGVTHCGDVDECSINRGGCRFGCINTPGSYQCTCPAGQGRLHWNGKDCTEPVKCQSSPGASKAMLSCNRSGKKDTCALTCPSRARFLPESENGFTVSCGTPSPRATPARAGHTGNSTNSNHCHEAAVLSVKQRASFKIKDAKCRLHLRNKGKTEEASRIPGPGGAPCSDCQITFIHLKCDSSRKGKGRRARTPPGKEVTRLTLELEAEVRAEETTAGCGLPCLRQRMERRLKGSLKMLRKSINQDRFLLRLAGLDYELAHKPGPGAGERAEPAEACRPGQHRAGAKCGQCSPGQYSIDGFKPCQPCPRGTYQPEAGRTLCFPCGGGLTTKHEGAISFQDCDTKVQCSPGHYYNTTIHRCIRCAMGSYQPDFRQNFCTRCPGNTSTDFDGSTSVAQCKSTWQAKLWKKGQRDRQCGGELGEFTGYIESPNYPGNYPAGVECVWNINPPPKRKILIVVPEIFLPSEDECGDVLVMRKNSSPSSITTYETCQTYERPIAFTARSRKLWINFKTSEANSARGFQIPYVTYDEDYEQLVEDIVRDGRLYASENHQEILKDKKLIKAFFEVLAHPQNYFKYTEKHKEMLPKSFIKLLRSKVSSFLRPYK from the exons ATGGGCTCGGGGCGCGTGCCCGGGCTCTGCCTGCTCGTCCTGCTGGTCCACGCCCGCGCCGCCCAGCACAGCAAAGCCGCGCAAG ATGTGGACGAATGTGTGGAGGGAACCGACAACTGCCACATTGATGCTATCTGCCAGAACACCCCACGGTCGTACAAGTGCATCTGCAAGTCTGGCTACACAGGGGATGGTAAACACTGCAAAG ATGTGGATGAGTGTGAACGAGAAGATAATGCAGGTTGTGTGCATGACTGTGTCAACATCCCTGGAAATTACCGATGCACCTGCTATGATGGATTCCACCTGGCACATGATGGACACAACTGTCTgg ATGTGGACGAGTGTGCCGAGGGCAATGGTGGCTGTCAGCAGAGCTGTGTCAACATGATGGGCAGCTATGAGTGCCACTGCCGGGAGGGCTTCTTCCTCAGCGACAACCAGCACACCTGCATCCAGCGGCCAGAAG aAGGAATGAATTGCATGAACAAGAACCATGGCTGTGCTCACATTTGCCGGGAGACACCCAAAGGTGGTATTGCCTGTGAATGCCGCCCTGGCTTCGAACTCACCAAGAACCAACGGGACTGTAAAT TGACATGCAACTATGGTAATGGTGGCTGCCAGCACACGTGCGATGACACAGAGCAGGGTCCCCGGTGCGGCTGCCATGTCAAGTTTGTGCTCCATACCGACGGGAAGACATGCATCG GGGAAAGGCGGCTAGAGCAGCACATCCCCCCTCAGGCCGTTTCTAATG AGACCTGTGCTGTCAACAATGGGGGCTGTGACAGTAAGTGCCACGATGCAGCGACGGGTGTCCACTGCAGCTGCCCTGTGGGCTTCATGCTGCAGCCAGACAGGAAGACGTGCAAAG ACATAGATGAGTGCCGCTTGAACAATGGGGGCTGTGACCACATTTGCCGCAACACAGTGGGCAGCTTTGAATGCAGCTGCAAGAAGGGCTATAAGCTTCTCATCAATGAGAGGAACTGCCAGG ATATAGACGAGTGTTCCTTTGATCGAACCTGTGACCACATATGTGTCAACACACCAGGAAGTTTCCAGTGCCTCTGCCATCATGGCTACCTGCTATATGGTGTCACCCACTGTGGGG atGTGGATGAGTGCAGCATCAACCGGGGAGGCTGCCGCTTTGGCTGCATCAACACTCCAGGCAGCTACCAGTGTACCTGCCCCGCAGGCCAGGGCCGGCTGCACTGGAATGGCAAAGATTGCACAG AGCCGGTCAAATGTCAGAGCAGTCCTGGTGCCTCGAAAGCCATGCTCAGCTGCAACCGGTCTGGCAAGAAGGACACCTGTGCCCTGacctgcccctcccgggcccgGTTTTTGCCAG AGTCTGAGAATGGCTTCACGGTGAGCTGtggcacccccagccccagggccactCCAGCCCGAGCTGGCCACACCGGGAACAGCACAAACTCCAACCACTGCCATG AGGCTGCAGTGCTGTCGGTTAAACAGCGGGCCTCCTTCAAGATCAAGGACGCCAAATGCCGTTTGCACctgagaaacaaaggcaaaacgGAGGAGGCCAGCAGAATCCCGGGACCAG GTGGTGCCCCCTGCTCTGACTGCCAGATCACCTTTATCCACCTCAAGTGTGACTCCTCTCGGAAGGGCAAGGGCCGGCGGGCCCGGACCCCTCCAGGCAAGGAAGTCACTCGGCTCACCCTGGAACTGGAGGCAGAGGTCAGAGCCGAAGAAACCACAG CTGGCTGTGGACTGCCTTGCCTCCGACAGCGAATGGAACGGCGGCTGAAAGGGTCCCTGAAGATGCTCAGAAAGTCCATCAACCAGGACCGCTTCCTGCTGCGCCTGGCAGGCCTTGATTATGAACTGGCCCACAAGCCGGGCCCAGGAGCTGGGGAGCGAGCTGAGCCAGCAGAGGCCTGTAGGCCTGGGCAGCACCGTGCTGGGGCTAAGTGTG GTCAGTGCTCTCCTGGCCAATACTCcattgatgggttcaagccctgccagCCATGTCCACGCGGCACGTACCAACCTGAAGCAGGACGGACCCTGTGCTTCCCTTGTGGTGGGGGCCTCACCACCAAGCATGAGGGAGCCATCTCCTTCCAAGACTGTGACACCAAAG TCCAGTGCTCCCCTGGTCACTACTACAACACCACCATCCATCGCTGTATCCGCTGTGCTATGGGCTCCTATCAGCCTGACTTCCGTCAGAACTTCTGCACCCGCTGTCCAGGAAATACAAGCACTGACTTTGATGGCTCCACCAGTGTGGCCCAGTGCAAGAGTACGTGGCAGGCCAAGCTGTggaaaaaggggcagagag ATCGCCAGTGCGGTGGGGAGCTGGGTGAGTTCACTGGCTATATCGAGTCCCCCAACTACCCAGGCAACTACCCAGCTGGCGTGGAGTGCGTCTGGAACATCAACCCCCCACCCAAGCGCAAGATCCTTATCGTGGTACCCGAGATCTTCCTGCCATCTGAGGATGAGTGTGGGGACGTCCTCGTCATGAGAAAGAACT cctccccatCCTCCATTACCACCTATGAGACCTGCCAGACCTATGAGCGCCCCATTGCTTTCACGGCCCGCTCCAGGAAGCTCTGGATCAACTTCAAGACGAGCGAGGCCAACAGTGCTCGTGGCTTCCAGATCCCCTACGTCACCTATGATG AGGACTACGAGCAGCTAGTAGAAGACATTGTTCGAGATGGCCGGCTCTATGCGTCTGAAAACCACCAGGAGATTTTAAAG GACAAGAAGCTCATCAAGGCCTTCTTCGAGGTGCTGGCCCACCCCCAGAACTACTTCAAGTATACAGAGAAACACAAGGAGATGCTGCCAAAATCCTTCATCAAGCTACTCCGCTCCAAAGTTTCCAGCTTCCTGAGGCCCTACAAATAG